The Pseudanabaena sp. ABRG5-3 genome includes the window TGGTGGTCATGTACTGCATGTGGTTTGTGACCTGACGATCGCGGCGGATAATGCCATTTTTGGACAAACTGGTCCAATGGTCGGTAGTTTTGATGGTGGTTTTGGGGCTTCCTATTTAGCAAGGTTGGTAGGACAGAAGAAGGCACGCGAGATTTGGTATCTCTGCCGTCAATATGATGCTCAGGAAGCTTTAGAAATGGGCTTAGTGAATAAAGTTGTCTCCGTAGAGCAATTGGAAGCAGAAGGCATTCAATGGGCGCAGGAAATTTTAGATAAGAGTCCTCTAGCAATTCGTTGTCTCAAGTCTGCCTTTAATGCTGAATGCGACGGACAGGCAGGTATTCAGGAACTAGCAGGTAATGCGACGCTATTGTTTTACATGACACAGGAAGCGCAGGAAGGTAAGCAAGCATTTCTTGAAAAGCGCAAGCCCAATTTTCGCCAATATCCAAACTTGCCATAATTACCAATCTCCTAATACCAAAACTAAAAATGGCTACGCCATTTTTAGTTTTGGTATTAGGGCGTGTTTGAGAAGTCTCATATCTAGCATAAATTTCTGCTTTTACCCCCCTTAATCCCCCCTTAAAAAGGGCTACCGTGTACACACAAGTCATAAAACCTATTCAAGTCAACAATTAATCGCCCCCTACCCCCCAATTCTGGGGGAACAAGAAAATAAAATTCTTTCAAAGTCCCCCAGAATTGGGGGATTTAGGGGGCTTAGATAAATGAAACGTAGACAGTTAGACTTGTGTGTACACGGTAGTTAAAAAGGGG containing:
- the menB gene encoding 1,4-dihydroxy-2-naphthoyl-CoA synthase — encoded protein: MTDWQLAAEFEDILYHKADGMAKITINRPQVRNAFRPKTITEMISAFADAREDVEIGVVLLTGAGPAPDGKYAFCAGGDQKVRGDGGYISESGVPRLNVLDLQRLIRTMPQPVIALVAGYAIGGGHVLHVVCDLTIAADNAIFGQTGPMVGSFDGGFGASYLARLVGQKKAREIWYLCRQYDAQEALEMGLVNKVVSVEQLEAEGIQWAQEILDKSPLAIRCLKSAFNAECDGQAGIQELAGNATLLFYMTQEAQEGKQAFLEKRKPNFRQYPNLP